One Brassica napus cultivar Da-Ae chromosome A1, Da-Ae, whole genome shotgun sequence genomic region harbors:
- the LOC106434440 gene encoding pectin acetylesterase 7, translating into MGKLKQCWSSVLVLSMVVIGTGAVPITYLQSAVAKGAVCLDGSAPAYHFDKGFGSGVNNWIVHMEGGGWCTDVASCIKRKGTMKGSSKFMNKDFGFSGILGGKQNTNPDFYSWNRIKVRYCDGSSFTGNVEAVNPANKLFFRGARVWRAVIDDLMAKGMKNAQNAILSGCSAGALAAILHCDTFRAILPRTARVKCVSDAGYFIHGKDISGGSYIQSYYSKVVALHGSAKSLPISCTSKMKPELCFFPQYVVPSMRTPLFVINAAFDSWQIKNVLAPTGVDKRKEWANCKLDLKKCSAAQLRTVQGFRDQMMRALSPIHSTPSRGLFLDSCHAHCQGGSAASWSGAKGPQVANTKISKAVGNWFYGRSAFQKIDCPSPICNPTCPAISTDE; encoded by the exons ATGGGGAAGCTTAAGCAATGTTGGTCAAGTGTGCTAGTGTTGTCAATGGTGGTGATCGGAACAGGAGCCGTTCCCATCACTTATCTACAAAGCGCCGTAGCTAAAGGAGCCG TGTGTTTGGATGGAAGTGCACCAGCTTACCATTTCGACAAAGGGTTTGGTTCGGGAGTTAACAACTGGATTGTTCACATGGAG GGAGGAGGATGGTGTACCGATGTGGCTTCATGTATTAAGCGTAAGGGTACAATGAAGGGTTCGTCCAAATTCATGAACAAGGACTTTGGTTTCTCCGGTATCTTGGGTGGCAAGCAAAACACTAACCCAG atttttacaGTTGGAATAGAATCAAAGTACGTTATTGTGACGGATCATCTTTCACCGGCAATGTAGAAGCTGTTAATCCG GCGAATAAGCTGTTCTTCCGCGGTGCACGAGTTTGGCGTGCGGTGATCGATGATCTCATGGCTAAAGGAATGAAAAACGCTcaaaat GCGATACTCTCGGGTTGTTCAGCCGGAGCATTGGCGGCAATTCTACATTGTGACACTTTCCGCGCCATACTTCCCCGGACAGCTAGAGTCAAATGTGTTTCCGACGCTGGTTACTTCATCCACGG TAAAGATATCTCAGGAGGATCATACATACAATCTTATTACAGTAAAGTTGTCGCACTCCAT GGATCTGCAAAGAGTCTTCCTATTTCATGCACCTCAAAAATGAAACCAGAACTC TGTTTCTTCCCGCAATACGTCGTCCCTTCCATGCGAACACCGCTCTTTGTCATTAACGCTGCATTTGACTCCTGGCAG ATCAAGAACGTTTTGGCTCCGACCGGAGTAGATAAGCGCAAAGAGTGGGCGAACTGTAAGCTCGATCTCAAGAAATGTTCGGCCGCTCAGCTCAGAACTGTCCAAG GGTTTAGAGATCAGATGATGCGTGCATTGTCTCCGATCCACAGTACTCCGTCGAGAGGATTGTTCTTGGACTCGTGTCACGCTCATTGCCAAGGAGGAAGCGCCGCCTCTTGGTCCGGCGCCAAAGGTCCCCAAGTCGCCAACACg AAAATATCGAAAGCAGTGGGAAACTGGTTTTACGGTCGGAGTGCATTCCAGAAGATAGACTGCCCTTCGCCGATTTGCAATCCCACTTGTCCTGCAATCTCTACTGATGAGTAG
- the LOC106437923 gene encoding pectin acetylesterase 8, protein MFNFKQWLVLVVCSLAILKAEGLFVNITFVRNAVARGAVCLDGSPPAYHLHRGSGTGINSWLIQLEGGGWCNNVTNCLSRMHTRLGSSKKMVENLAFSAILSNKKQYNPDFYNWNRVKVRYCDGSSFTGDVQAVNPATNLHFRGARVWLAVMQELLAKGMRNAENAVLSGCSAGGLASLMHCDSFRALLPMGTKVKCLSDAGFFLNTRDVSGAQYIKSYFKDVVALHGSAKNLPRTCTSRLTPAMCFFPQYVARQIRTPVFILNAAYDSWQIKNILAPRAADPYGKWQSCQLDIKNCQPNQLKVMQDFRLEFLSAVIGLGRSSSRGMFIDSCYTHCQTETQTSWFWQDSPILNRTTIAKAVGDWVYDRKLFQKIDCPYPCNPTCHHRVFTPQDAPPI, encoded by the exons atgttcaacttcaagcAATGGTTGGTTCTTGTGGTATGTTCGTTAGCAATCTTGAAAGCAGAAGGATTATTTGTCAATATTACATTTGTTCGAAACGCAGTCGCAAGAGGGGCCG TTTGTTTGGATGGTAGTCCACCAGCTTATCATTTACACAGAGGCTCTGGAACTGGAATCAATAGCTGGTTGATTCAGCTTGAG GGAGGAGGATGGTGTAATAATGTAACAAACTGCCTTAGTCGGATGCATACTCGACTAGGTTCATCCAagaaaatggtggagaatcttGCGTTCTCAGCTATTCTTAGCAATAAGAAACAATATAATCCTg ATTTTTACAATTGGAATAGAGTGAAAGTTAGATACTGCGACGGGTCATCATTCACAGGAGATGTGCAAGCAGTGAACCCT GCTACTAATCTTCACTTCAGAGGTGCTCGAGTTTGGCTAGCTGTTATGCAGGAGTTGCTAGCTAAAGGCATGAGAAACGCTGAGAAT GCTGTTTTGTCCGGGTGTTCTGCTGGCGGGTTAGCTTCCCTGATGCATTGTGACAGTTTCCGTGCTTTATTACCGATGGGTACCAAAGTAAAATGTCTTTCAGATGCTGGTTTCTTTCTCAACAC AAGAGACGTCTCAGGAGCTCAATACATTAAATCATACTTCAAAGATGTGGTTGCTCTACAT GGATCAGCAAAGAATTTGCCGAGGACATGCACATCAAGATTGACCCCTGCTATG TGTTTCTTCCCGCAATACGTTGCTCGCCAGATTAGAACTCCTGTATTCATTCTTAATGCCGCTTACGACTCTTGGCAG ATAAAGAACATTTTGGCTCCCCGTGCTGCTGATCCTTATGGAAAATGGCAAAGTTGTCAACTTGACATCAAGAATTGCCAACCAAACCAGCTCAAAGTTATGCAAG attTCAGGTTAGAGTTCTTGAGCGCGGTGATAGGTCTAGGGAGATCTTCATCAAGAGGGATGTTCATAGACTCTTGTTACACTCACTGCCAAACCGAGACACAAACTTCATGGTTCTGGCAAGATTCTCCCATTCTAAACCGAACg ACAATAGCAAAAGCTGTTGGAGATTGGGTTTATGACAGAAAATTGTTTCAGAAGATAGATTGTCCTTATCCTTGTAACCCTACTTGCCACCACAGGGTTTTCACTCCTCAAGATGCTCCTCCAATTTAA